In Pedobacter heparinus DSM 2366, the following are encoded in one genomic region:
- a CDS encoding chondroitinase family polysaccharide lyase, giving the protein MNTIFRERPDMNRLLFVFLLICSITVNGYAQMQTDICENILPKNWQVVNGKLSLSDQHFKLGKQAVKWSWTAGQKSRLHISDKAFEAVAGNPRSTFVVWIYNETPINDKLLFQFGNGVKTASGFEFKLNFKGWRTAWVMYHRDMQGKPVEGMNAMQVIAPASVKNGTVFLDQLMYDVTINPRSPMRDEQLPFINPDADKAANAHWNALYNFSHSPHYLTLAEGVTRQELLDLELISSRYIDMIMPVKGTLVKNMLEEIEKGFAYWNIRREGSRISGRPVYSMNDTELVSLSPAENVKEANRLSGIKRYTQLMLQVAQAFHAGTDAKEKLRLENIFMDMLDHLEDQGWAYGSGMGALHHHGYNLEGYYPSCLLMKDVIKRQGKLERTFQSMSWFSGLGRTLQRPLPSSNIDVFNTLLGSMLSSILIMDNSPEKLRYLHSFSNWLSENVKPDHTIEGAFKPDGAVFHHGNLYPAYGIGGYTGISPVVFALSGTSFRMDQEAHESLRNSLLMMHYYTHPFKWPVSVAGRHPTGSWRIADLPYAYMAMAGTPDGKNKTDSLMAAIYLKLNEGKKNRWIAAFKAAKIKPAGYSSGHWNLNYGLFDIHRRKDWLLTIRGHNRYLISNESYPGANVFGRYVAYGQLEVLFPETKTDDGSNFRDEGWDWNNIPGTTTLHVPIAKLRANIINADDFSGIEEMLITDERFAGGTTFKKQGMFAMKLHGHDKYDMGSFRATKSWFMFDSLVVCLGSDIRNTIPDYPTQTTLFQNYLKKNSDTVVVNERVVTAFPYKEEGQKGKALSVIDNRGIGYYLPDATTVLLTKAKQLSRDQKDTRETTGNFAKLILEHGNAPVNAGYEYAMLVKTDKQEMEKMVSLMQSKQPLYKVLRKDSIAHTVWYAPEQLTAMAVFNSNKQLNDSLLIGNNRPCLLMYHKEGSSLSLSVTDPDLAFYEGPDDSPISPSGKREEVSIYSRSWYRSPSKPSVVKLLIKGRWTADPANKALKAIPQAGGNTLVSINCKDGLVSSVQLIKSNNKENVK; this is encoded by the coding sequence ATGAACACAATTTTCAGAGAAAGACCAGATATGAACCGCCTGTTGTTTGTTTTTTTATTGATTTGCAGCATCACTGTAAATGGTTATGCGCAAATGCAGACCGATATTTGCGAAAATATACTGCCCAAAAACTGGCAGGTTGTGAATGGGAAATTATCGCTTAGCGACCAGCATTTTAAGCTGGGCAAACAAGCTGTAAAATGGTCCTGGACAGCAGGACAAAAAAGCCGGTTGCACATTAGTGATAAAGCTTTTGAAGCGGTTGCCGGCAACCCGAGAAGTACTTTTGTAGTTTGGATATACAATGAAACACCAATAAATGACAAGTTGTTGTTTCAGTTTGGCAATGGAGTTAAAACCGCCTCTGGTTTTGAATTTAAGCTGAACTTTAAAGGTTGGCGTACGGCATGGGTAATGTATCACAGGGATATGCAGGGTAAGCCTGTTGAAGGAATGAATGCCATGCAGGTCATAGCGCCTGCTTCCGTAAAAAACGGGACCGTTTTTTTAGATCAGCTGATGTATGATGTAACCATCAACCCCCGCTCCCCCATGCGTGATGAACAATTGCCGTTTATTAATCCCGATGCCGATAAAGCGGCCAATGCGCATTGGAACGCACTGTATAATTTTAGCCATAGTCCTCATTATTTAACACTTGCAGAAGGAGTAACCAGGCAGGAACTGCTCGACCTGGAGCTGATCAGCAGTCGGTACATAGACATGATCATGCCTGTAAAAGGTACTTTGGTAAAAAACATGCTTGAAGAGATAGAAAAAGGTTTTGCCTACTGGAACATTCGCCGCGAAGGCAGCAGAATAAGTGGCAGGCCGGTCTATTCCATGAACGATACGGAACTGGTATCTTTATCACCTGCAGAAAATGTAAAGGAAGCCAACCGCTTATCTGGCATCAAGCGGTATACACAATTGATGTTGCAGGTAGCACAGGCTTTTCATGCCGGTACTGATGCGAAAGAAAAGCTGCGGCTGGAAAATATTTTTATGGATATGCTGGACCATCTTGAAGATCAGGGATGGGCCTATGGCAGTGGGATGGGGGCTTTACATCACCATGGTTACAATCTGGAAGGCTATTATCCGTCGTGTTTGCTAATGAAAGACGTAATTAAAAGACAAGGTAAACTGGAACGTACTTTTCAGAGCATGAGTTGGTTTAGTGGTTTGGGCCGTACTTTACAACGGCCATTGCCATCGTCCAATATAGATGTATTTAATACACTGCTGGGCAGTATGCTTTCCAGCATTTTAATTATGGACAACTCGCCCGAAAAACTGCGTTATCTGCATAGTTTTTCCAATTGGTTGTCGGAAAATGTTAAGCCAGATCATACCATAGAAGGGGCCTTTAAACCTGATGGGGCTGTGTTTCATCATGGAAACCTGTACCCAGCCTACGGAATTGGTGGTTATACAGGCATTTCGCCAGTCGTTTTTGCACTAAGCGGTACAAGCTTCCGGATGGACCAAGAGGCCCATGAAAGTTTAAGGAATAGTTTGCTGATGATGCATTATTATACCCATCCATTTAAATGGCCGGTTAGTGTGGCAGGGCGGCATCCTACGGGCAGCTGGCGCATTGCCGATCTGCCTTATGCCTATATGGCCATGGCAGGTACACCCGACGGAAAAAACAAAACCGATAGCCTGATGGCGGCAATTTATTTAAAGCTGAATGAAGGCAAAAAAAACAGGTGGATTGCTGCTTTTAAAGCAGCTAAGATTAAACCGGCTGGCTACAGCAGCGGGCACTGGAACCTGAATTATGGCCTTTTCGACATTCACAGGAGGAAGGACTGGTTGCTGACCATCAGGGGGCATAACCGCTATCTGATCAGCAATGAATCCTACCCTGGGGCAAATGTATTTGGAAGGTATGTAGCCTATGGACAGCTGGAGGTGCTCTTTCCGGAAACCAAAACGGATGATGGCAGCAATTTTCGGGATGAAGGCTGGGACTGGAACAACATCCCCGGTACTACTACCCTGCATGTGCCCATCGCAAAGCTGAGGGCAAACATCATCAATGCGGATGATTTTAGTGGCATTGAAGAAATGCTGATCACTGATGAGCGCTTTGCCGGAGGAACCACATTTAAAAAACAAGGTATGTTTGCCATGAAACTGCATGGACATGATAAATATGATATGGGAAGTTTCAGGGCTACAAAATCCTGGTTTATGTTTGATAGCCTGGTGGTATGCCTGGGCTCGGATATTCGCAATACTATCCCTGATTATCCTACACAAACTACCCTTTTTCAAAACTATTTGAAAAAAAACAGTGATACGGTCGTGGTTAATGAGCGGGTAGTAACTGCATTTCCCTATAAAGAAGAAGGACAAAAAGGGAAAGCCTTAAGTGTGATAGATAACCGGGGTATTGGTTATTATCTTCCAGATGCTACAACGGTTTTACTTACAAAAGCAAAACAATTGTCGAGAGACCAGAAAGATACACGTGAAACTACTGGTAATTTTGCTAAATTAATACTTGAACATGGAAATGCACCTGTAAATGCAGGCTACGAATACGCCATGCTGGTTAAAACAGATAAGCAGGAAATGGAAAAAATGGTCTCGTTGATGCAAAGCAAACAACCTTTGTATAAAGTGCTGCGGAAAGACAGTATTGCCCATACCGTATGGTATGCGCCGGAACAACTTACCGCAATGGCTGTTTTTAACAGCAACAAACAGTTGAATGATTCCCTGCTGATCGGCAACAACAGGCCCTGTCTGCTCATGTACCATAAGGAGGGCAGTAGTTTGTCTTTGTCGGTCACCGATCCTGACCTTGCTTTTTATGAAGGGCCAGATGATAGTCCGATTAGTCCATCCGGCAAAAGAGAAGAAGTAAGTATTTATTCGCGCAGCTGGTACAGATCACCCTCAAAGCCTTCGGTAGTAAAGCTGCTGATCAAGGGCAGATGGACTGCAGATCCAGCTAACAAAGCATTAAAAGCAATACCTCAGGCTGGCGGAAACACCCTTGTCAGTATAAATTGTAAAGATGGCCTGGTGTCATCTGTCCAACTAATTAAAAGTAATAATAAGGAGAATGTAAAATGA
- a CDS encoding sulfatase, with protein MKGIKTISTLLLALWTGISAAQVKTAAKPNVIVIVSDDAGYVDFGCYGGKQIPTPNIDAIAKQGTRFTDAYVSASVCAPSRAGILTGRYQQRFGFEHNTSNVLAPGYKITDVGMDPSEQTIGNEMQANGYKTIAIGKWHQGDEPKHFPLNRGFNEFYGFTGGHRDFFAYKGKRTNEHALYNNKEIVPENEITYLTDMFTDKATSFITANKDKPFFMYLSYNAVHTPMNAKKDLMERYASIADTGRRAYAAMMTSLDDGIGKVMATLKANQLDKNTLIIFINDNGGATVNSSDNGPLRGMKGSKWEGGIRVAMMMKWPGHIAANKTDSRPVSSLDILPTAIGAGKGKQKGTKKLDGVNLLPYLSAGNKKTPHEALYWRRGVAAAMREGNWKLIRVKESPTVQNVLLFDLSKDLSETKNLSEKYPAKVKELLVKLAEWEKGLDQPHWYSSYGDQNQIMKHRMETTGREMERMYP; from the coding sequence ATGAAAGGAATAAAAACGATAAGTACTTTGTTGCTGGCCCTTTGGACAGGCATTAGTGCTGCACAGGTAAAAACTGCGGCCAAGCCCAACGTGATTGTCATTGTTAGCGATGATGCCGGATATGTAGATTTTGGTTGTTATGGTGGTAAACAGATCCCCACACCCAATATTGATGCCATTGCCAAACAGGGTACGCGGTTTACTGATGCATATGTTTCGGCTTCAGTATGTGCCCCCTCAAGGGCCGGAATTTTAACCGGACGTTACCAGCAGCGCTTTGGCTTTGAGCACAATACATCAAATGTTTTGGCCCCGGGGTATAAAATAACTGATGTAGGAATGGATCCTTCGGAACAGACCATTGGAAATGAAATGCAGGCAAATGGGTATAAAACCATTGCAATTGGTAAATGGCACCAGGGTGATGAACCTAAACATTTTCCGCTAAACAGGGGCTTTAACGAATTTTATGGTTTTACAGGGGGGCACCGTGATTTTTTTGCCTATAAAGGCAAAAGAACCAATGAACATGCTTTGTACAACAATAAAGAGATCGTTCCGGAAAATGAAATTACCTATCTGACGGATATGTTTACCGATAAGGCTACGTCTTTTATTACAGCAAATAAAGACAAGCCCTTTTTTATGTACCTTTCTTACAATGCAGTACACACGCCGATGAATGCGAAAAAAGACCTGATGGAGCGTTATGCAAGTATAGCCGATACCGGGCGCAGGGCCTATGCAGCCATGATGACCTCATTGGATGATGGAATTGGTAAGGTAATGGCCACACTTAAGGCAAATCAGCTGGATAAAAATACACTGATCATTTTTATCAACGACAATGGTGGCGCTACAGTAAACTCTTCTGATAACGGGCCGTTAAGGGGTATGAAAGGGTCAAAATGGGAAGGTGGCATCCGTGTGGCCATGATGATGAAATGGCCTGGACATATTGCTGCAAATAAAACAGATAGCCGTCCGGTAAGCTCATTAGATATCCTGCCTACGGCCATTGGTGCCGGAAAAGGTAAACAAAAGGGTACAAAAAAGCTGGATGGGGTAAACTTACTTCCTTATTTAAGTGCGGGTAATAAAAAGACACCCCACGAGGCGCTATATTGGCGAAGAGGCGTAGCCGCAGCCATGAGAGAAGGGAACTGGAAGCTGATCCGGGTTAAGGAAAGCCCCACCGTACAGAATGTATTGTTGTTTGACCTGAGTAAGGACCTTTCAGAGACTAAAAACCTGTCGGAAAAATATCCTGCCAAAGTAAAAGAGCTGCTTGTCAAACTTGCTGAATGGGAAAAAGGACTGGACCAGCCGCACTGGTATAGTTCTTACGGCGACCAGAACCAGATCATGAAGCACCGTATGGAAACTACAGGCCGCGAGATGGAGAGAATGTACCCTTAA
- a CDS encoding methylated-DNA--[protein]-cysteine S-methyltransferase has protein sequence MKEKKPMKYYHKIIKSPVGELKLVASDQGLAAVLWENDDPKRVPIGDSTASSNNLILQEAEKQLNEYFEKKRTVFTVKLDFSGTPFQKKVWEALLNIPFGETRTYGEIARELGDIKAVRAVGAANGKNPISIIAPCHRVIGASGKLTGFAGGLDNKARLLQMEDSRKNPTLW, from the coding sequence ATGAAAGAAAAGAAGCCCATGAAATATTACCATAAAATCATAAAGTCACCTGTAGGAGAATTAAAACTGGTTGCAAGTGACCAAGGCCTTGCAGCAGTACTTTGGGAAAACGATGATCCTAAAAGGGTGCCAATTGGCGACAGTACAGCAAGCAGCAACAACCTGATATTACAGGAAGCAGAAAAACAACTGAACGAATATTTTGAAAAAAAGAGAACCGTATTTACAGTTAAGCTGGATTTTTCAGGCACGCCATTCCAAAAGAAAGTATGGGAAGCCTTATTGAACATCCCTTTCGGGGAAACCCGTACTTATGGTGAAATCGCCAGGGAGCTGGGTGACATAAAAGCAGTGCGCGCCGTAGGTGCTGCCAATGGTAAAAACCCGATTTCCATTATTGCACCCTGCCACCGTGTAATAGGTGCATCGGGTAAGTTAACCGGCTTTGCTGGCGGACTTGATAACAAAGCCCGTTTACTTCAGATGGAAGATTCAAGAAAAAACCCAACACTCTGGTAA
- a CDS encoding hybrid sensor histidine kinase/response regulator transcription factor, protein MRRYLTRELLTKWMVFMLFLLLGNTAFAQLSFDHLSVGNGLSQSTVLSICKDSRGYMWFGTRDCLNRYDGKGVKIYRTDPDDPSTISAEDYIYALLEDRQKNLWIGTQNGLNRYIPEKDAFERIAYEPKNPNSISDKIVLSILADSRGQVWFGTNNGLSMLENPASRKFKKFHQKDGIAGNSVYTVFEDSKRNIWVGTTEGLTMMTLKNGRYTFTSFRHDPADPNSISGSSVKAIAEDKQGRIWIGSETEGLNLYVPVSGSFVHFKYNPLIADGLSNNIIRKIMVAKNGSLWVATMNGLNILDPQTFRFTAYKHDSDSRKSLSDNSIKEIYEDEQGSVWVGTMFGGVNVTHHNTIPFTVYKYNKYRNSISSDIISVIEADAQGNLWIGTEGQGLNYLDLKTGLFKKYINDPGDPGSLSNNTIKAIFKDSKGRVWIGLYQGGLELFMPASGKFKHYPHDPRYANSLSFGYVSSIAEDEHGRLLVGTSSKGLNIFDPEQGVLSLLSDLPTKGLKLSSSYIRFAYQDSKKNVWVGTPRGLNLLTPGAAQFKVFFRGSHTDSLKSNQISCIREDHRGNIWIGSLRGGLSLYHPESRSFTTYSRANGMASDNIIDILEDNERNLWISTDRGLTKFDVRRKTFKNYNTGDGLPTNEFNINSAYKDKSGKLYFGSYNGLVTFTPRDIKENTALPKTVFSGLRLFNKPVAINGPDKLLKEDISFTKQITFSADQNIFTIDFLALNYIQPQRNKYAYKLEGFEKDWNYVNIPSATYTNLPSGKYKLLVKGSNNDGLWNNTPTAMEIRILPPLWQTWWAYLLYFIVGSALLYFVLRFTRRQQKLESELYYEHLNNERQQELYQMKLDFFTRISHEIRTPLTLIFAPLEKLIQLTKENDTVNQQLLGIKRNTDRLLRLISELLDFRKIESGNASMQVSENDLVAFCRNIYNAYQSLAEVKNITYSFYSPEERIPAYYDISQLEKVFFNILSNAFKYTPDGGKISFNLTKENDRVKVEITDTGIGIPVDAQAKIFTNFYQVKSGTTAAEGWGIGLALVKNIVDLHKGELTVFSEPAAEGKPGKTSLTVTLSLGKAHFKAEELTDTPLLIKTVTDVPVTEGPVPMEEGGLEVLAEKKYTVQVVEDNDELRGFIVQSLQNTYHILESINGLQGWETAIENVPDIIVSDVTMPELNGLELCLKLKQEEKTNHIPVIMLTAMASHLHQVDGLEAGADVYITKPFSIQVLELSIRNLLQGREGLKQKYMKQIMLSPRKLEIESPDEKFLNKLMQLVEDKMEDPDFNVGSLVEDIGMSQTVLYKKIKALTGLSITDFIKSQRLKRAAQLLSDHQLNIAEVAYSVGFNDRKYFSKEFRKQFGVAPSDYHGKTD, encoded by the coding sequence ATGAGAAGGTACTTAACCAGAGAGCTATTAACCAAATGGATGGTATTTATGCTATTCCTGTTGCTTGGCAATACCGCATTTGCCCAGCTCTCATTTGACCATTTATCTGTTGGCAATGGCTTGTCCCAAAGTACGGTTTTGTCTATTTGCAAAGACAGCAGGGGCTATATGTGGTTTGGAACACGCGATTGCCTGAACAGGTATGATGGTAAAGGTGTGAAGATCTACAGAACAGATCCTGATGATCCGTCCACCATAAGTGCGGAAGATTATATTTATGCGCTGCTGGAAGACCGGCAAAAAAACCTATGGATTGGTACCCAGAATGGGCTTAACCGTTATATCCCCGAAAAGGATGCTTTTGAAAGGATTGCATACGAACCTAAAAACCCAAACAGCATCAGTGATAAAATTGTTCTTTCTATACTGGCAGATAGCAGAGGACAGGTATGGTTTGGGACCAATAACGGGTTAAGTATGCTGGAGAATCCGGCCTCAAGAAAATTTAAAAAGTTTCATCAGAAGGATGGCATAGCGGGAAATTCGGTATATACTGTATTTGAGGACAGTAAAAGAAATATATGGGTAGGCACTACGGAAGGGCTGACGATGATGACACTAAAAAACGGGCGTTATACATTTACTTCCTTTCGTCATGACCCCGCAGATCCGAACAGCATTAGTGGCAGTTCAGTAAAAGCCATTGCAGAAGATAAACAGGGCAGAATCTGGATAGGATCGGAAACCGAGGGGCTCAACCTTTATGTGCCGGTATCGGGTTCCTTTGTCCATTTTAAATATAACCCTCTTATTGCTGATGGTTTAAGTAACAACATCATCCGCAAAATTATGGTGGCCAAAAATGGCAGTCTATGGGTAGCCACAATGAATGGTCTGAATATATTAGATCCGCAAACATTCCGTTTTACGGCATATAAGCATGATTCCGATAGCCGGAAAAGCCTGAGTGACAATTCCATCAAAGAGATCTATGAAGATGAACAGGGCTCGGTATGGGTAGGTACCATGTTTGGAGGGGTTAATGTTACCCATCACAATACCATTCCTTTTACGGTATACAAATATAACAAGTACCGGAACAGTATCAGCAGCGACATCATCAGTGTGATTGAAGCGGATGCACAGGGAAACCTTTGGATTGGTACCGAAGGGCAGGGACTGAATTATCTAGACCTTAAAACAGGGCTGTTTAAAAAATATATAAATGACCCCGGAGATCCTGGTAGCTTAAGTAACAATACGATTAAGGCTATTTTTAAGGATAGCAAAGGCAGGGTATGGATCGGACTATATCAGGGTGGACTGGAACTTTTTATGCCGGCAAGCGGTAAGTTTAAACACTATCCGCATGATCCGCGCTATGCCAACTCTCTGAGTTTTGGTTACGTGAGCAGCATTGCTGAAGATGAACATGGCCGTTTGCTGGTGGGCACTTCTTCAAAAGGCCTGAATATTTTTGATCCTGAGCAGGGAGTACTTAGCCTGCTCAGCGATTTACCAACCAAAGGATTAAAACTCAGCAGCAGTTATATCAGATTTGCTTATCAGGATAGTAAAAAGAATGTATGGGTAGGTACACCAAGAGGACTGAATCTTTTAACACCCGGAGCTGCTCAGTTCAAGGTTTTTTTCAGGGGTAGTCATACGGATAGCCTGAAGTCTAATCAGATCAGTTGTATCAGGGAAGATCACCGGGGGAATATCTGGATTGGTTCGTTACGTGGCGGCCTAAGTTTATACCATCCTGAAAGCCGTTCTTTTACTACCTATTCCAGGGCGAATGGTATGGCGAGCGATAACATTATTGACATTTTGGAAGACAATGAGCGTAACCTCTGGATCAGTACAGACAGGGGGCTGACCAAGTTTGATGTGCGCAGAAAAACTTTTAAGAACTACAATACGGGGGATGGCTTACCTACTAATGAATTTAATATCAATTCGGCCTATAAGGATAAGTCAGGCAAGTTATATTTTGGTAGTTATAACGGACTGGTGACTTTTACACCACGTGACATCAAAGAAAATACAGCTTTGCCTAAAACCGTATTCTCAGGTCTGCGGCTGTTTAACAAGCCAGTAGCCATTAACGGACCGGATAAACTTTTGAAAGAAGATATCAGTTTTACTAAACAGATTACATTTTCTGCCGATCAAAACATTTTTACCATCGATTTTCTGGCACTTAATTATATCCAGCCACAGCGTAATAAGTATGCCTATAAACTGGAAGGTTTTGAAAAAGACTGGAACTACGTCAACATTCCGTCTGCAACCTATACCAACCTGCCTTCAGGAAAGTATAAACTGCTGGTAAAAGGGAGCAATAACGATGGTTTATGGAACAATACGCCAACCGCTATGGAAATCCGTATTCTGCCACCCCTGTGGCAAACCTGGTGGGCCTATTTGCTTTACTTTATTGTGGGCAGTGCCTTGCTGTACTTTGTACTGCGTTTTACCCGGCGGCAGCAAAAGCTGGAATCGGAATTGTATTATGAGCACCTGAACAACGAACGGCAGCAGGAGCTTTACCAGATGAAGCTTGATTTCTTTACCAGGATCTCGCATGAGATCCGAACACCACTGACACTCATTTTTGCACCATTGGAGAAACTGATTCAGCTGACTAAAGAAAACGATACCGTTAATCAGCAGTTATTGGGTATTAAAAGAAATACTGACCGGTTGTTACGGCTGATCAGTGAGCTGCTCGACTTTAGAAAGATAGAAAGTGGCAATGCCAGTATGCAGGTCTCAGAAAATGATCTGGTGGCTTTTTGCCGTAACATTTATAATGCCTATCAGAGTCTCGCAGAGGTTAAAAATATCACTTATAGTTTTTATAGTCCCGAAGAGCGGATCCCGGCATATTATGATATCAGTCAGCTGGAGAAGGTCTTTTTTAACATCCTGTCGAATGCTTTTAAATATACACCCGATGGCGGAAAGATCAGCTTTAACCTAACAAAAGAAAATGACCGGGTAAAAGTGGAGATTACTGATACGGGCATCGGCATCCCTGTGGATGCACAGGCAAAGATATTTACTAACTTTTATCAGGTAAAATCGGGTACTACTGCTGCTGAAGGCTGGGGTATAGGCCTGGCCCTGGTAAAAAACATAGTGGACCTGCATAAAGGAGAGCTTACTGTTTTCAGTGAACCTGCAGCAGAAGGTAAACCAGGAAAAACCAGTTTAACCGTAACATTGTCTTTAGGAAAGGCTCATTTTAAGGCTGAAGAGCTGACTGATACACCCCTGCTGATAAAAACTGTAACAGATGTTCCTGTAACAGAAGGTCCGGTACCGATGGAAGAAGGCGGGCTGGAGGTACTTGCGGAGAAAAAATATACCGTCCAGGTGGTAGAAGATAATGACGAACTCAGGGGTTTTATTGTACAGTCGCTTCAAAATACTTATCATATACTGGAAAGTATCAATGGCTTACAAGGTTGGGAAACTGCAATTGAAAATGTACCTGATATTATCGTAAGCGATGTGACCATGCCTGAATTAAACGGACTGGAACTTTGTTTAAAATTAAAACAGGAAGAAAAGACCAATCACATTCCGGTGATCATGCTGACGGCCATGGCCTCACATCTGCACCAGGTAGATGGGCTGGAGGCAGGAGCAGATGTATACATTACCAAGCCTTTCAGCATACAGGTGCTGGAACTGAGCATCAGGAATCTGTTGCAGGGTAGGGAAGGGCTGAAACAAAAATACATGAAGCAGATCATGCTGAGCCCCAGAAAGCTGGAAATTGAATCTCCGGATGAGAAGTTTTTGAATAAACTCATGCAACTGGTGGAGGATAAGATGGAAGATCCGGATTTTAACGTAGGTAGTCTGGTTGAAGATATTGGAATGAGCCAGACCGTGCTGTATAAAAAGATCAAAGCGCTTACCGGTTTGTCCATTACTGATTTTATCAAATCACAGCGTTTAAAAAGGGCAGCTCAGTTACTGTCAGACCATCAGCTGAACATTGCTGAAGTGGCCTATTCTGTAGGATTTAACGATAGAAAGTATTTTAGTAAAGAATTCCGCAAGCAATTTGGCGTTGCTCCTTCAGATTATCACGGAAAAACAGATTAG
- a CDS encoding LacI family DNA-binding transcriptional regulator, translating to MARHYVTIKDIAKILNISVSTVSRALRDTYDVNQETKEKVLALAAELNYKPNFNATGLAKGSTHNLGVILPFITNYYFSTVITGIQEVAYNNGYNITLFVTNDSPERELAIMENLSVSSLDGLLVSISSDSDSCNHFQEIIDEGVPVVFFDRVANEIDTSKVMQDDYNGAFEAVEHLILNGYTKIAHIAGPKGMSFTEARLKGYIDALTKHHLRINEDWIVYSGFSQEYGEQDTYQLLQLKQQPDALFAVNDRKAIGAMIALKNKGIKVGEEFGVIGFTNDPMSTIISPALSTIAEPAFEIGKLSCELLIKHITKPKYFHGEEIVLPGKLIVRESSMRKAKH from the coding sequence ATGGCCCGTCATTATGTAACAATAAAGGATATTGCAAAAATTTTAAACATCTCTGTTTCTACAGTGTCCAGGGCCTTAAGAGATACTTATGATGTAAACCAGGAGACCAAGGAAAAAGTACTGGCACTGGCTGCAGAGTTGAACTACAAACCCAATTTTAATGCAACCGGGCTGGCCAAAGGCAGCACGCACAACCTAGGCGTAATTTTACCTTTTATTACCAATTATTATTTTTCTACCGTTATCACCGGCATCCAGGAGGTGGCTTATAACAATGGATATAACATCACGCTGTTCGTAACCAATGATTCACCGGAGCGGGAACTGGCTATTATGGAAAATCTTTCTGTTTCCAGTCTGGATGGCTTGCTGGTTTCTATTTCTTCCGATTCCGACTCCTGTAACCATTTTCAGGAAATCATAGATGAAGGAGTACCAGTCGTGTTTTTTGACAGGGTAGCCAACGAAATTGACACCTCAAAAGTAATGCAGGACGATTACAATGGTGCTTTTGAGGCAGTAGAACACCTGATCCTGAACGGATATACAAAAATAGCGCATATTGCCGGCCCAAAAGGCATGAGTTTTACAGAAGCACGGCTAAAAGGATATATAGATGCATTGACCAAGCACCATTTAAGGATAAATGAAGATTGGATTGTCTACTCCGGCTTTTCACAGGAATATGGTGAACAGGATACCTATCAATTGCTGCAGCTGAAACAACAGCCCGATGCCCTTTTCGCGGTAAATGATAGAAAAGCGATTGGTGCCATGATTGCACTTAAAAACAAAGGCATAAAAGTTGGAGAAGAGTTTGGGGTAATTGGTTTTACCAATGACCCCATGTCTACCATCATTTCTCCTGCGCTGTCAACCATTGCAGAGCCAGCTTTCGAAATTGGCAAATTAAGCTGCGAGCTGCTGATCAAACACATCACCAAACCCAAATACTTTCATGGCGAAGAAATTGTTTTGCCAGGCAAGCTGATTGTGAGGGAATCCAGTATGAGAAAAGCTAAACATTAA